The stretch of DNA CGCGAACTGGATTATTTCGCCGTTGAAACGGCGGGTCGGCGGGTCGGCAGCGTTTTTTTCGGCGGCGGCACGCCATCACTGATGGCGCCGGAAACGGCGGCGGAATTGATCGCCCTCATCCGGGAGCGCCGGGGATTTAGCGAGGATGTCGAGATTACGCTTGAAGCCAACCCCACCTCGGTGGAAAGCGGACGCTTTCACGCTTTTCGCGAGGCCGGAGTCAATCGTCTGTCGCTGGGGCTACAAGCCCTTGATGACCGGGCGTTGCGCTTTCTCGGACGCGGCCACACGGCGGCGGAGGCGTTGTCCGCCCTTGATCTGGCCAAGCGGCATTTCCCCCGCGTTTCCTTTGACATGATTTACGGACGTCCGGGGCAGACGGTTTCTTCCTGGCGATCCGAGCTTGCCGAGGCGCTTGCCTTGGCCGGCGGCCACCTTTCCCTTTACCAGCTCACCGTCGAACCGGGTACGGCCTTTCAGGCAAGAGGCGTCGTTGAGACGGACGAAGAGAGCGGAGCGATGCTCTACGAAACTACTGATGAGATGCTGAAAGCGCATGGTTTTGGGGCCTATGAAGTTTCCAACTACGCCCGGCCCGGCGAGGAGTGCCGTCACAATCTGGCCTGCTGGCAAGGCGGCGATTACCTGGGAATAGGCCCCGGCGCTCACGGCCGCCTCACGTCGGCGCGGGGGACCGAGGCCTTGGAGCAGATTGCCGCTCCCGAACAGTGGCTTAAAATGGTGGAGGAGACCGGCTGTGGGACGGCCCATCGGAGCGTCCTTAGTCCTCATGAGCGCCGTCAGGAACTGCTTTTGTGCGGCTTGCGCCTGACCGAGGGCGTCCGCCGTGATCGATTTTTACATCTTGCGGGAATTGACCTTGAGCAGGCCGTGGACAACAACGCCCTCAGGCGGATGGTTGAAGGCGGCTTTCTGGAGATCGACGGCAAGGGCCTGCGGGCGACCGGCGCCGGACGCCTGCGCCTGAACGCCGTGCTTGCCGGTCTTTTGAGTGGTTAGGGCGCGTCAGGATTGACTGGAATCGCTCAAAACCGCTGTGGGCCATGCCTTATCGTCTTTGCGAGGATTGCGAGAAGCGAAGCGACGAAGCAAGACGAAGCAATCCAGAGAGCGCCACCGGCCACTGGATTGCTTCCCGTGTCGCTGACGCTCTCACGGTCGCAATGACGCCAAGGCGCGACGCGGGTGATCCTGATCGATCCTGACGTGCTCTAGTTTGTCGCCTTCTCGAAGGTTTCAGGCGCTTTGTCGATAACCGTTGAATCATGACGAAGCACCTTGAGAACGGCCAGCCCCCGTTCGACGGCGCCGTTGTTGAGAAAACGGAAAATACCGTCACGGCCGAAAAACCCGCCGGGATTGGTCAACGCCCGGACGCCGAGATCGGCGCCGGCTTCGGCTTGCGCCAACCAGGCCGCCATGGCCGTAGCGTCATAGGCCAAAGTGGCAAGGCGCGGCGGCGGTTGGCCGTAGACTTCCTGGTACTGTTTCTCGAAATCAATGCGGGCCGAAGGCGGCGGCGCCGCGAACCAGGCGCCTACCAGCGCCGGCTCGGCGCCGATCTCCGGAACATCCATCCTGCCGGTGCCGAGGATATGGACTTTCGCCGGATCAATATCATAAAACGGCAGTAACGCGGCGATGGCCTGGAGTCTTTTCCCGCCGTCCGCCAGCAACAATGCCTCAAACGGCGGATCGCCGATGGTTTGCATTTTCGCCAGACGCTCAAGGGCGCGTCTGGAAATTTCATCGTCTTTTGATTCCAGCGTAGTCTTTTGATCAAGCAAGGCCCTGCGTCTTTCGTCGTAATTAGCCAATTTGCGCACGATGCCGGAGAAATCGCCGGTCTCGGGATCATAGAACTGGATTTTACTTATCCTCGCGCCATGGGTTTCGGCGGCGCGTTGCAGGGCGCTGACCACCGCTTTTCCGTTTTCGTCTTCCGGCGCCAGCGCGGCAAATGTCGTGATCCCGCGTGAGCGGGCAAAGGCGACGACCCTTTCGACCTCGGATTCGGGATAAAAACCCATGGTGAAAACGCCCTGTCCGGCTACCGTCCGATCACTTGAGAAAGAGACCATCGGCACATTGGCGGCGCGCGCGGCGGGAGCCGCCGCTCTTACCGATGTTCTGAGCAAAGGCCCCAGAATCAGATGAGCGCCGTCACCGATGGCCGATCCCACCGCCTCGACGGCGCCTTCCGGCGTTTCCTTGGTGTCATGAATCAGCAATTCGAATTTATCATCGGCAAAAGAAAACATCGCCAGTTGGGCGGCGTTTTGCATGGCGATGCCGAGCGCGGCGCTGGGACCGGAAAGAGGCAGCAGCAACGCAACCCGCACCGTAGCCGATTTGGGCAGCGCCGTTGCCGACGCTTGTTCCGGCTCGTCCTCTTGCGGACGTTCGCGGAGAGAGGGCGCACGGTCCCGATTCGGTTCGGGAGTCGCAGACGGCGGCGCGTAAGGCGGTAATTCGGCGCGGCGCGGCTGTCCTTGATTCTCCGGCGTCGGCGGTTTCAGCGTTTCTTTCTTCTTGCCGGAAGCCTGGGAGGTCTTATCATCCTGAAATACGGATTTTTGTCGTGGAGACTCGCACCCGGCATTCAACAGCACGACGGCAATCAGCCATGGCGCCAAAGCGTATCGCATCCGGGAAAATTTCGTATCGGTCATTGACAGACCCTACTCATGTCAACGCCGTGAGTAAACCATCCGATGATCCGGTGACGCCGGGGCTGTATCTGATCGCCACCCCTATCGGCAACGCGGGGGACATCACGTTGAGGGCGCTTCATGTCCTGAAAAATGCCGATGTCATCGTTTGCGAGGACAGCAGGGTGACCTCCCGGCTGTTGGCCATTTACGGCATTTCCAAACCTCTCAAGCCCTACCACGAGCACAACGCGGACAGGGTAAGGCCTGTAATCATCAAGTTGCTGAAAGACGGCAAAAAGGCGGCGCTGGTGTCGGATGCCGGAACGCCGCTGATCTCCGATCCGGGTTATGATCTCCTCAGGGCCTGTATCGATGAAGGGCTGCCGGTCACCACCCTGCCCGGTCCATCGGCGCCGCTGGCGGCGCTGGTGCTTTCGGGCCTGCCTGCGGATCGTTTCCTGTTT from Rhodospirillales bacterium RIFCSPLOWO2_02_FULL_58_16 encodes:
- a CDS encoding coproporphyrinogen III oxidase → MDTVLTIYIHWPFCRSKCPYCDFNSYAAADVDHPRWRAALLRELDYFAVETAGRRVGSVFFGGGTPSLMAPETAAELIALIRERRGFSEDVEITLEANPTSVESGRFHAFREAGVNRLSLGLQALDDRALRFLGRGHTAAEALSALDLAKRHFPRVSFDMIYGRPGQTVSSWRSELAEALALAGGHLSLYQLTVEPGTAFQARGVVETDEESGAMLYETTDEMLKAHGFGAYEVSNYARPGEECRHNLACWQGGDYLGIGPGAHGRLTSARGTEALEQIAAPEQWLKMVEETGCGTAHRSVLSPHERRQELLLCGLRLTEGVRRDRFLHLAGIDLEQAVDNNALRRMVEGGFLEIDGKGLRATGAGRLRLNAVLAGLLSG